The following coding sequences lie in one Bryobacter aggregatus MPL3 genomic window:
- a CDS encoding AraC family transcriptional regulator has protein sequence MDPLTDIIALLRPHAAFSKPISGRGRWGVRYAAYEQPSFCIVLEGQCWLTLEGDAPLMLERGDYLLLPATPAFTMTSEVGADCTLGNPSMTGVRHGEPDGEPDFRMIGGAFQIDPGNAALLGVVFEKIHIRSAESDTSRLTRVIDLILDEYAAERPGRDMILQRFLEVMLVECLRWQSLHQESTTAGLLAGMRDTPIADALRAMHSDVRHGWTVAELAQHAYMSRSAFATRFTTTIGCAPMEYLARWRMSLAQDALSRGGTSLDRLAEEIGYESASAFSTAFRRRLGCAPGAFARSRRGSSKGRVYAS, from the coding sequence ATGGATCCGCTCACTGACATCATCGCACTGCTTCGTCCGCACGCAGCCTTCTCCAAACCGATCAGCGGCCGAGGACGCTGGGGCGTGCGATATGCCGCCTATGAACAGCCCAGCTTCTGCATCGTGCTCGAGGGGCAATGCTGGCTCACCCTCGAAGGCGACGCGCCTCTGATGCTGGAACGTGGCGACTATCTGCTTCTCCCCGCTACACCTGCCTTTACGATGACCAGTGAAGTAGGCGCCGATTGCACCCTGGGGAACCCTTCCATGACAGGCGTGCGACACGGCGAGCCCGATGGCGAGCCGGACTTTCGCATGATCGGCGGAGCCTTTCAAATCGATCCGGGAAACGCGGCGCTACTCGGAGTGGTGTTCGAGAAGATTCACATTCGCTCTGCGGAAAGCGATACCAGCCGGCTCACACGAGTGATCGATCTGATTCTGGACGAGTACGCAGCCGAGCGACCAGGTCGCGACATGATCCTCCAACGCTTCCTGGAAGTGATGCTCGTCGAATGCCTCCGCTGGCAGAGCCTGCACCAGGAATCCACAACCGCAGGTCTGCTCGCCGGAATGCGCGATACACCGATCGCGGATGCTCTGCGCGCCATGCACTCCGATGTGCGACATGGATGGACCGTAGCCGAACTGGCCCAACATGCCTACATGTCACGTTCAGCTTTTGCCACTCGTTTTACGACGACAATCGGATGTGCCCCGATGGAATATCTGGCGCGGTGGCGAATGAGTTTGGCCCAGGATGCGTTGAGCCGTGGGGGAACCTCGCTCGATCGTCTTGCTGAAGAGATCGGTTATGAATCCGCCAGTGCCTTCAGCACCGCGTTCCGCCGGCGCTTGGGCTGTGCACCGGGAGCCTTTGCACGCTCCCGCCGGGGAAGTTCGAAAGGAAGAGTGTACGCATCATGA
- a CDS encoding 2-phospho-L-lactate transferase CofD family protein, whose translation MSNSEKSSPKLNITMFSGGSGTHSITAALWRHPQISLKILINAYDDGHSTGRLRRFLPGMLGPSDVRKNLNRLMPEREQCHRSLKKISDHRLPVGIPAAEALALMDMILAGRCTKLPAPLADSFAQLNVAQYHRIQSFLSTFRRYYDEQFEKNNVFNFTDCALGNLFFAGCYLEEGQDFNRTIAAFSVFHDVDPSILLNVTQGENLFLAAMKEDGQLVANEADIVAAQSSNAKISHLYLLSGDTYLDKMERQGILPEEGWEHFLTAQHVTPEISPAAAAAIAEADVIIYGPGTQHSSLLPSYLTRGVGEAVASNRQADKIFVANIHRDLDIPTDDINDLARKFVAAIQRPGPKINVEWEDAVTHFFVQDDHLRTDSAKYIPFDPAQFCYSLKTVRVRDWESQEGRHSGGFVLDEVRQIVQERIDIRIERTSHMVSILIPILNEERTIEEVLKSVVALDFQALGLSKEVLVIDGASTDRSYELAQKVRSVKVLRLDQQQGRGAALRMGIDAARGNLIVFFPGDKEYSTGDLYSLVSSLVNSRFRTVFGSRAVKCINLSGELRSIYQNNLSLYLASKYGGMLLSILTLLIYNRYVTDALSSVKAFDAEFLRSLRLQCDGRDLDTEIVAKLARREEYVLELPVDYTPRSRSAGKKITVFDGLACIWTLIRERFS comes from the coding sequence ATGTCTAACTCTGAGAAAAGCTCCCCCAAGCTGAACATCACCATGTTTTCTGGTGGAAGTGGAACTCATTCGATTACTGCCGCGCTTTGGCGTCACCCGCAAATCTCCCTGAAGATTCTCATCAATGCCTATGACGATGGACACTCCACGGGCCGTCTGCGGCGTTTTTTACCCGGCATGTTGGGCCCCAGCGATGTGCGGAAGAATCTCAACCGGCTCATGCCAGAGCGCGAACAGTGTCACCGGAGTCTTAAGAAAATCTCCGATCATCGCCTCCCTGTCGGAATCCCCGCAGCAGAAGCCTTAGCCCTCATGGATATGATTCTGGCCGGACGCTGTACAAAATTGCCCGCACCCTTAGCTGACAGCTTTGCCCAGCTCAACGTCGCGCAGTATCACCGAATCCAGTCCTTCCTCTCCACTTTTCGGCGCTACTACGATGAACAGTTTGAGAAGAACAATGTCTTCAACTTTACCGATTGCGCCTTAGGCAACCTCTTCTTTGCGGGTTGCTATTTGGAAGAAGGACAGGATTTTAACCGCACCATCGCCGCCTTCAGTGTCTTTCATGATGTTGATCCTTCCATCCTGTTGAACGTGACCCAGGGAGAGAACCTCTTTCTTGCTGCAATGAAGGAGGACGGCCAACTGGTTGCCAACGAGGCCGATATCGTAGCGGCACAAAGCAGCAACGCCAAAATCTCGCACCTCTATCTTTTGTCAGGCGATACCTACCTCGACAAGATGGAGCGCCAGGGCATCCTTCCTGAAGAGGGTTGGGAACACTTTCTCACCGCACAGCACGTCACCCCCGAGATTTCTCCGGCTGCAGCCGCAGCCATCGCCGAAGCTGACGTTATCATTTACGGACCCGGCACACAACACTCCTCCCTTCTCCCTTCTTACCTGACTCGCGGCGTTGGCGAAGCCGTGGCTTCAAACCGGCAGGCAGACAAAATTTTTGTGGCGAATATTCATCGGGACCTCGATATTCCAACCGACGATATCAACGACCTGGCCCGGAAATTTGTGGCGGCCATACAACGCCCTGGCCCCAAGATCAATGTGGAATGGGAAGATGCAGTCACTCATTTCTTTGTTCAGGACGATCACCTGCGGACGGACAGCGCCAAGTACATCCCCTTTGATCCTGCTCAGTTCTGCTACTCCTTGAAAACGGTTCGGGTTCGGGATTGGGAATCCCAGGAAGGACGCCATTCTGGTGGCTTTGTTCTCGATGAAGTGCGGCAGATTGTTCAGGAGCGGATTGATATCCGAATTGAGCGGACCTCGCATATGGTCTCGATCCTCATCCCAATCTTGAATGAAGAACGAACAATCGAAGAAGTTCTCAAAAGCGTCGTAGCGCTCGATTTTCAGGCGCTCGGTTTGAGCAAAGAAGTTTTAGTGATCGATGGGGCGTCAACAGACCGGAGCTACGAATTAGCGCAGAAAGTACGTTCCGTGAAAGTCTTGCGGCTGGATCAACAACAAGGGCGCGGAGCCGCTCTCCGTATGGGCATTGATGCGGCACGGGGTAATCTGATTGTGTTCTTCCCAGGGGATAAGGAATACAGCACGGGCGATCTCTATTCGCTCGTCAGCTCGCTCGTGAATTCGCGTTTCCGCACCGTCTTCGGGAGCCGGGCCGTAAAGTGCATCAACCTAAGTGGGGAACTGCGCTCCATCTACCAGAACAATCTGAGTCTCTATCTGGCCAGCAAATACGGCGGCATGCTACTCAGTATCCTGACTCTTCTGATCTACAACCGCTATGTGACAGATGCACTTTCAAGCGTTAAGGCTTTTGACGCTGAATTCCTGCGCTCTTTGCGCCTGCAATGTGATGGCCGGGATCTGGACACCGAGATTGTCGCCAAACTGGCTCGCCGGGAGGAATATGTTCTCGAACTGCCCGTCGACTATACTCCCCGCAGCCGCTCTGCTGGCAAGAAGATCACTGTCTTTGATGGCTTAGCCTGCATCTGGACCTTGATTCGAGAGCGCTTTTCTTAA
- a CDS encoding glycosyltransferase family 2 protein — MRTLSIVIPAYNEEVFLGALLERILSVPVEQLGFRKELLVIDDGSKDKTREIALAYAAKHDSIQVFTQVPNQGKGKAVQRGIRESTGEFVLIQDADLEYDPDDYPALLAALSRADVVYGSRTLGQFQQQGWTLFPGRHASQKFGPWLAGVLLTLWTFLLYGRWITDTLTAYKLYPGPVIRQMRIETKGFETDHEITAKLIRQGLQLTEVPIAYHPRGAEEGKKIKPIDGLIAVYTLLRFRFGRL; from the coding sequence ATGCGTACTCTATCCATCGTGATTCCCGCTTATAACGAAGAAGTGTTTCTAGGCGCTCTGTTAGAGCGGATTCTCAGTGTTCCTGTCGAGCAGCTTGGGTTTCGGAAAGAGCTGCTTGTCATCGATGATGGCTCAAAGGATAAGACTCGTGAAATCGCACTTGCCTATGCTGCCAAACATGATTCCATCCAGGTCTTCACGCAAGTGCCGAATCAAGGCAAGGGGAAGGCAGTGCAGCGCGGAATTCGGGAGTCTACTGGGGAGTTTGTCCTGATTCAGGATGCGGACCTCGAATATGATCCGGATGATTATCCGGCTCTACTGGCTGCCTTATCGCGAGCAGATGTTGTATACGGCAGCCGCACCCTCGGACAGTTCCAGCAGCAGGGCTGGACTCTTTTCCCTGGACGGCATGCCTCTCAGAAGTTCGGTCCCTGGCTAGCTGGGGTACTACTGACACTTTGGACTTTCCTGCTCTATGGCCGCTGGATCACCGATACACTGACTGCCTATAAGTTGTACCCAGGGCCAGTGATCCGTCAAATGCGCATTGAGACCAAAGGATTTGAAACCGATCACGAGATCACCGCAAAACTGATTCGACAAGGATTGCAATTGACCGAAGTCCCGATTGCGTATCATCCGCGAGGCGCCGAAGAAGGCAAGAAAATCAAACCCATTGATGGCTTGATTGCCGTATATACTCTGCTTCGATTCCGCTTTGGACGGTTGTAG
- a CDS encoding Fic family protein: MTDYLTLTEVPAMHEDQIERYGGAQGVRDS; encoded by the coding sequence ATGACCGACTACCTCACGCTGACGGAAGTCCCTGCGATGCACGAGGATCAGATTGAGCGTTATGGTGGGGCGCAAGGGGTTCGCGACAGCTGA
- a CDS encoding NTP transferase domain-containing protein gives MPAWPILNRENWIESAAADANPDDYSVVIAAAGRGTRLDFNKPKILFPLLGKPILEWLIELFAPRVSRLVIVLSPEGISFVKPELDRLIPGRYDIVEQPIPIGMGDAVARGLQAVKTPSVAIVWGDQAALQTTTIDAVLRLHAGPLHPFATLPTVKTRPPYIHFLRNLEGRIDGLLQAREGDSMPEEGESDVGFFCFHTQPLLALLDQMRQSGTARGAATGEFNFLPVIPLASQQGKILLTPQITNPSEAMGINSRADASRLESLLGSEKQDV, from the coding sequence ATGCCAGCCTGGCCTATTTTAAATCGTGAGAACTGGATTGAATCTGCGGCAGCTGATGCAAATCCGGACGACTATAGTGTTGTCATCGCTGCTGCAGGGCGTGGCACGCGCCTTGATTTCAATAAGCCCAAGATCCTTTTCCCTCTGCTAGGGAAGCCCATCCTCGAATGGTTGATCGAGCTGTTTGCCCCACGCGTATCGCGTTTGGTAATCGTACTCTCCCCCGAGGGAATCTCTTTTGTGAAACCAGAGCTCGACCGGCTCATTCCGGGCCGATACGATATTGTGGAACAGCCGATCCCGATCGGAATGGGAGACGCCGTGGCTCGCGGTCTCCAGGCCGTAAAGACGCCTTCGGTCGCCATTGTCTGGGGAGATCAGGCTGCACTCCAAACAACCACCATCGATGCGGTTCTGCGGCTGCACGCAGGTCCGCTCCATCCTTTTGCGACCCTTCCGACCGTAAAAACCAGACCTCCCTACATTCACTTCCTGCGCAACCTGGAAGGTAGAATCGATGGATTGCTGCAGGCCCGAGAAGGCGATTCCATGCCTGAGGAAGGAGAAAGCGATGTCGGTTTCTTTTGTTTTCACACGCAGCCTCTTCTTGCGCTGTTAGACCAGATGCGGCAATCCGGCACAGCAAGAGGTGCAGCCACAGGAGAGTTCAACTTCTTGCCTGTCATTCCTCTTGCGTCCCAACAGGGTAAGATTCTGCTCACCCCTCAAATCACAAATCCGAGTGAGGCCATGGGCATTAACTCCCGCGCCGATGCCAGCCGTCTAGAATCCCTTCTAGGAAGTGAGAAGCAGGATGTCTAA
- a CDS encoding SDR family NAD(P)-dependent oxidoreductase, which produces MEKSIPQTVLITGASSGYGKATADFFLEHGWNVVATMRQPNAEIFSAASDRLKVLPLDVTSADSIDSAVAGAIAAFGAIDVLVNNAGIGVVGAFEATPMSTVREVFETNTFGVMAMTQALLPHFRERRSGVVVNVTSSVTLAPMPLAAAYTASKTAIEGFTGSLAFELEAFHVKVKLVEPGYGPTTRFASNGGKRMEGLIPEAYASFAAPIFAAFAKPAAVTTEADVAETVWRAANDQTGQLRFPAGADAVALAKRK; this is translated from the coding sequence ATGGAAAAATCAATCCCTCAAACAGTCCTCATCACGGGCGCCTCGTCCGGTTATGGCAAGGCGACAGCAGACTTCTTTCTCGAGCATGGCTGGAATGTAGTCGCAACGATGCGGCAACCGAATGCGGAGATTTTCAGCGCGGCGAGCGATCGGCTGAAGGTGCTGCCGCTCGATGTTACCAGCGCCGACAGTATTGACAGTGCTGTTGCCGGAGCGATTGCCGCGTTTGGGGCGATCGATGTGCTGGTCAACAATGCGGGCATCGGGGTGGTGGGCGCGTTTGAGGCTACGCCGATGAGCACGGTTCGCGAGGTGTTCGAGACCAACACCTTTGGTGTGATGGCGATGACGCAGGCGCTGTTGCCCCATTTTCGGGAGAGGAGATCGGGAGTTGTGGTGAACGTGACCTCAAGCGTGACGCTGGCGCCGATGCCCCTGGCAGCTGCCTATACGGCGAGCAAGACGGCGATCGAAGGATTTACAGGGTCGCTTGCGTTTGAACTCGAGGCTTTCCATGTGAAGGTGAAGCTGGTGGAGCCAGGCTACGGCCCGACGACGCGCTTTGCGAGCAATGGAGGAAAGCGGATGGAAGGGCTGATTCCGGAGGCGTACGCGTCTTTTGCGGCGCCGATCTTCGCAGCCTTTGCGAAACCGGCTGCGGTGACGACGGAGGCTGATGTCGCCGAGACGGTGTGGCGTGCCGCCAACGACCAGACGGGACAGCTTCGATTTCCGGCGGGAGCCGATGCGGTGGCTCTGGCTAAGAGGAAATAG